The Hyperolius riggenbachi isolate aHypRig1 chromosome 3, aHypRig1.pri, whole genome shotgun sequence genome window below encodes:
- the ANAPC13 gene encoding anaphase-promoting complex subunit 13 — MDAEIQRDGRILDLVDDAWKEDKLPYEDVTVPVNELPEPEQDNGVTETVKEQEMKWADLALQYLHENIPLSGS, encoded by the coding sequence ATGGATGCTGAAATTCAAAGAGACGGTCGGATTTTAGATTTAGTTGATGACGCCTGGAAAGAGGATAAATTGCCATATGAAGATGTAACTGTTCCAGTGAATGAACTTCCAGAACCTGAACAAGATAACGGAGTAACAGAGACAGTGAAAGAGCAAGAAATGAAGTGGGCCGAtctggccttgcaatatctgcatGAAAATATTCCTTTGTCAGGGAGCTGA